From a region of the Mercurialis annua linkage group LG1-X, ddMerAnnu1.2, whole genome shotgun sequence genome:
- the LOC126665445 gene encoding protein BRASSINAZOLE-RESISTANT 1, whose product MTSDGATSTSAVAPPRRKPSWRERENNRRRERRRRAIAAKIFTGLRAQGSYNLPKHCDNNEVLKALCSEAGWIVEEDGTTYRKGCKPPPIDIVGTSTRITPYSSQNPSPMSSAFPSPIHSYQVSPSSSSFPSPTRGDNSNFNMNAASNFLPFLQNAIPASLPPLRISSSAPVTPPLSSPTSRNPKPIPNWEFITKQSMASFNYPFYAVSAPASPTHRQFHAPATIPECDESDSSTVESGQWISFQKFGPALVAAMPTSPTYNLVKPVAEQILANNVIKENGRSMEFEFENGNGNGQQVKPWEGERIHEVGMDDLELTLGNGKARS is encoded by the exons ATGACGTCAGACGGAGCTACATCGACGTCAGCTGTAGCGCCACCGAGAAGGAAGCCGTCGTGGAGAGAAAGAGAGAATAATAGGAGAAGAGAAAGGAGAAGAAGAGCCATAGCTGCTAAAATATTTACTGGATTAAGAGCTCAAGGTAGTTATAATTTGCCTAAACACTGCGATAATAATGAGGTTCTGAAAGCTCTTTGCTCTGAAGCTGGTTGGATTGTTGAAGAAGACGGTACTACTTATCGTAAG GGATGCAAGCCACCGCCGATTGATATAGTAGGTACTTCTACAAGAATTACTCCGTATTCCTCGCAAAATCCGAGTCCTATGTCTTCAGCATTTCCTAGTCCAATTCATTCTTATCAAGTCAGtccttcatcttcttccttccCTAGCCCGACTCGAGGCGataatagtaattttaacaTGAATGCTGCATCCAATTTCCTTCCTTTCCTTCAAAATGCTATACCTGCGTCTCTTCCGCCTCTCCGAATCTCCAGTAGTGCACCTGTTACTCCGCCTCTTTCGTCCCCAACCTCGAGAAACCCTAAACCGATTCCCAATTGGGAGTTTATCACGAAACAATCTATGGCTTCGTTTAATTATCCGTTTTATGCTGTTTCTGCCCCTGCTAGCCCAACTCACCGACAATTTCATGCTCCGGCTACAATACCCGAATGCGATGAGTCTGATTCGTCCACTGTTGAATCTGGTCAGTGGATAAGCTTTCAAAAATTTGGGCCTGCTTTGGTTGCTGCAATGCCGACCTCTCCGACTTATAATCTTGTGAAACCTGTGGCTGAGCAAATTCTTGCGAATAATGTGATTAAAGAGAATGGGAGAAGTATGGAGTTTGAGTTTGAGAATGGGAATGGAAATGGACAGCAAGTAAAGCCGTGGGAAGGAGAGAGGATTCATGAGGTAGGAATGGATGATCTAGAGCTAACGCTTGGAAATGGGAAAGCTCGGAGTTAG
- the LOC126664246 gene encoding uncharacterized protein LOC126664246: MSVATEVQSSTKHVPEQRAVSGNKVKAMEIKVEVFKKPQQQRKPNKPAAALSEMPQAAVEQNLSVESSCSSDSNYSSSSSTWSSTKLASSRRILKPKRNGVSSFKVELTQQDMPVKRCDWITSNSDPLYMSFHDEEWGVPVHDDRKLFELLVCSQALAEMSWPAILHMRDVFRKLFNNFDPSSVAQFTEKRLLSLKVNGILLLSEPKLRAIVENAKLLLKVQQEFGSFSNYIWRFMNHKPLKNGFRYARQVPVKTPKSELISKDLMQRGFRCVGPTVVYSFMQVAGIANDHLVKCFRYQDCNANVKKNNDPKVEAAARVAKALESTCLLSQ, translated from the exons ATGTCTGTTGCTACTGAGGTACAATCCTCAACCAAACATGTACCTGAACAGCGAGCAGTAAGTGGAAACAAAGTTAAGGCTATGGAAATCAAAGTTGAGGTGTTCAAGAAGCCACAGCAGCAACGCAAGCCAAATAAACCAGCTGCAGCGCTCTCGGAAATGCCTCAGGCAGCGGTTGAGCAGAATCTGTCCGTTGAAAGCTCATGCTCTTCCGATTCcaattattcttcttcttcctctacttGGTCTTCTACGAAATTGGCAAGTTCAAGGCGCATTCTGAAGCCGAAGCGTAACGGAGTAAGTTCCTTCAAGGTTGAACTTACCCAGCAGGACATGCCGGTGAAGAGATGTGATTGGATCACTTCCAACTCTG ATCCACTTTATATGTCATTTCATGATGAAGAATGGGGAGTTCCAGTTCATGACGATAGGAAGTTATTTGAATTACTAGTATGTTCACAAGCTTTAGCAGAAATGAGCTGGCCAGCAATTCTTCACATGAGAGACGTTTTCAG GAAACTTTTCAACAACTTCGACCCATCATCTGTTGCGCAGTTCACTGAGAAGAGGCTGCTCTCACTGAAAGTGAATGGGATTCTTTTGTTATCTGAACCAAAGCTTCGTGCTATCGTGGAGAACGCTAAACTCCTGCTCAAG GTACAGCAAGAGTTTGGTTCATTCAGCAACTATATCTGGAGGTTTATGAACCACAAACCATTAAAAAATGGATTCCGCTATGCACGTCAAGTACCAGTAAAGACACCAAAATCAGAATTAATAAGCAAGGATCTAATGCAAAGGGGGTTCCGCTGCGTCGGACCTACTGTGGTTTATTCATTCATGCAGGTGGCTGGAATTGCTAACGACCATCTGGTAAAATGCTTCAGATACCAAGATTGCAATGCAAATGTCAAAAAGAATAACGACCCTAAGGTTGAAGCAGCTGCGAGAGTAGCTAAAGCGTTAGAAAGCACATGCCTATTATCCCAGTAA
- the LOC126660792 gene encoding peroxisomal membrane protein 11A produces the protein MDSDTSKTAADSQKAAIPKIQTPISQSPSKDTDFLNHLEAYLAKRDGVDKILKISRYASKIILSSNTLPETLILTQRLKSFESSVGLSRKAFRLGKFVQDINSIRNSHFDTKQEILLSVIAYGGEGLYYFTEQLVWLAKAGLIDSKHSKQLGKISAWAEFIGYIGSISIKFRDLKKLNEEEACLASSIEVAGLRGNGVGEEEKRMGKLREKLVMKKLSIVQDFADGLMALADIRDGKGRLSAPLLLSSAGLLSALISTHKNWISC, from the coding sequence ATGGATTCCGACACGTCAAAAACTGCCGCCGATTCACAAAAAGCTGCAATCCCTAAGATCCAAACGCCAATTTCACAATCACCGTCAAAAGACACAGATTTTCTCAACCACCTCGAAGCTTACCTCGCAAAACGAGACGGTGTTGATAAAATCCTGAAAATTTCCCGCTACGCTTCCAAAATCATACTATCATCCAATACGCTACCCGAAACCCTAATTTTAACACAGCGATTGAAAAGCTTCGAATCAAGCGTAGGATTGAGTCGCAAAGCATTCCGACTGGGAAAATTTGTTCAGGACATTAATTCTATTAGAAACTCTCACTTTGATACCAAACAAGAAATCTTACTGTCTGTAATTGCTTATGGAGGCGAGGGATTGTATTATTTTACCGAACAGCTTGTTTGGCTGGCTAAAGCTGGTTTGATCGATAGCAAACACTCAAAACAATTGGGGAAAATTAGTGCCTGGGCCGAGTTTATAGGATATATAGGGAGTATTTCTATAAAATTTAGGGATTTGAAGAaattaaatgaagaagaggCATGTTTGGCATCAAGTATTGAAGTTGCTGGTTTGAGAGGGAATGGAGTTGGAGAGGAAGAGAAAAGGATGGGGAAGTTAAGAGAGAAGCTTGTGATGAAGAAGCTTTCAATTGTGCAGGATTTTGCTGATGGATTAATGGCTTTAGCAGATATTAGAGATGGAAAAGGAAGGTTGTCGGCTCCGCTTTTGTTATCAAGTGCAGGGCTTTTATCTGCTTTGATTAGCACCCATAAGAATTGGATTTCTTGCTGA
- the LOC126660780 gene encoding lysophospholipid acyltransferase LPEAT1 isoform X1, translated as METELKPMNPEPQPELEPVRGSDDRPLLKSDSNRMQTESIEELEKKFAAYVRNDVYGPMGRGELPLAEKILLGISMLTVLPIRVVLATTILFLYYAICRICTMFSSPNRNEEEEQEDFAHMGGWRRGVTVWCGRLLARAMLFVFGFYWIHETYRVLEDQNEQSEEEAERPGAIISNHVSYLDILYHMSSSFPSFVAKRSVGKLPLVGLISKCLGCVYVQRESKSSDFKGVAGVVVERVREAHQNRSAPIMMLFPEGTTTNGDFLLPFKTGAFLAGAPVLPVILRYPYQRFSPAWDSISGARHVIFLLCQFINYIEVTRLPIYYPSQEEKDDPKLYAYNVRRLMAREGNLVMSDIGLAEKRVYHAALNGNNRLPSVLHQKDD; from the exons ATGGAGACGGAGCTCAAGCCCATGAATCCAGAACCGCAACCCGAACTCGAACCAGTTCGCGGCAGTGACGACCGACCTCTCCTTAAATCCGATTCAAATAGAATGCAGACGGAGAGTATCGAAGAGCTGGAAAAGAAATTCGCTGCTTACGTTCGTAATGACGTGTACGGTCCCATGGGACGCGGCGAGTTGCCTTTGGCAGAGAAGATTTTGCTAGGGATATCGATGCTGACAGTGTTGCCGATAAGAGTGGTATTAGCGACCACAATTTTGTTCTTATATTACGCGATTTGTCGGATTTGTACGATGTTTTCCTCCCCCAATCGCAACGAAGAGGAAGAGCAGGAGGATTTCGCGCATATGGGAGGGTGGAGAAGAGGAGTAACCGTGTGGTGCGGGAGGTTATTGGCTAGAGCTATGCTTTTCGTGTTTGGATTTTATTGGATTCATGAGACTTATCGGGTTCTAGAGGACCAG AATGAACAATCAGAAGAAGAGGCAGAAAGACCAGGGGCCATTATATCTAATCATGTGTCGTATTTAGATATTCTGTATCACATGTCTTCTTCTTTTCCAAGTTTTGTTGCCAAG AGATCGGTGGGTAAACTTCCTCTTGTCGGTCTCATCAG CAAGTGCCTTGGTTGTGTCTATGTTCAGCGGGAGTCAAAGTCATCTGACTTCAAGGGTGTTGCAG GTGTTGTAGTTGAAAGAGTTCGAGAAGCTCATCAGAATAGGTCTGCTCCTATCATGATGCTTTTTCCTG AAGGCACCACTACAAATGGAGACTTCCTTCTTCCATTTAAGACGGGTGCATTCTTGGCAGGAGCTCCTGTGCTTCCAGTCATTCTGAGGTATCCTTATCAGAGATTCAGTCCAGCCTGGGATTCAATATCTGGG GCACGCCATGTGATTTTTCTCCTTTgtcaatttataaattacattGAAGTAACGCGGTTACCCATTTACTACCCATCACAAGAAGAGAAGGATGACCCAAAACTATATGCCTATAATGTCCGGAGATTGATGGCTCGTGAG GGTAATTTAGTGATGTCAGATATTGGATTAGCGGAGAAGCGAGTATACCATGCTGCTCTCAATGGTAATAATAGACTGCCTAGTGTTTTGCATCAGAAAGACGATTGA
- the LOC126660780 gene encoding lysophospholipid acyltransferase LPEAT1 isoform X2, producing the protein METELKPMNPEPQPELEPVRGSDDRPLLKSDSNRMQTESIEELEKKFAAYVRNDVYGPMGRGELPLAEKILLGISMLTVLPIRVVLATTILFLYYAICRICTMFSSPNRNEEEEQEDFAHMGGWRRGVTVWCGRLLARAMLFVFGFYWIHETYRVLEDQNEQSEEEAERPGAIISNHVSYLDILYHMSSSFPSFVAKRSVGKLPLVGLISKCLGCVYVQRESKSSDFKGVAGVVVERVREAHQNRSAPIMMLFPEGTTTNGDFLLPFKTGAFLAGAPVLPVILRYPYQRFSPAWDSISGARHVIFLLCQFINYIEVTRLPIYYPSQEEKDDPKLYAYNVRRLMAREGNLVMSDIGLAEKRVYHAALNGLF; encoded by the exons ATGGAGACGGAGCTCAAGCCCATGAATCCAGAACCGCAACCCGAACTCGAACCAGTTCGCGGCAGTGACGACCGACCTCTCCTTAAATCCGATTCAAATAGAATGCAGACGGAGAGTATCGAAGAGCTGGAAAAGAAATTCGCTGCTTACGTTCGTAATGACGTGTACGGTCCCATGGGACGCGGCGAGTTGCCTTTGGCAGAGAAGATTTTGCTAGGGATATCGATGCTGACAGTGTTGCCGATAAGAGTGGTATTAGCGACCACAATTTTGTTCTTATATTACGCGATTTGTCGGATTTGTACGATGTTTTCCTCCCCCAATCGCAACGAAGAGGAAGAGCAGGAGGATTTCGCGCATATGGGAGGGTGGAGAAGAGGAGTAACCGTGTGGTGCGGGAGGTTATTGGCTAGAGCTATGCTTTTCGTGTTTGGATTTTATTGGATTCATGAGACTTATCGGGTTCTAGAGGACCAG AATGAACAATCAGAAGAAGAGGCAGAAAGACCAGGGGCCATTATATCTAATCATGTGTCGTATTTAGATATTCTGTATCACATGTCTTCTTCTTTTCCAAGTTTTGTTGCCAAG AGATCGGTGGGTAAACTTCCTCTTGTCGGTCTCATCAG CAAGTGCCTTGGTTGTGTCTATGTTCAGCGGGAGTCAAAGTCATCTGACTTCAAGGGTGTTGCAG GTGTTGTAGTTGAAAGAGTTCGAGAAGCTCATCAGAATAGGTCTGCTCCTATCATGATGCTTTTTCCTG AAGGCACCACTACAAATGGAGACTTCCTTCTTCCATTTAAGACGGGTGCATTCTTGGCAGGAGCTCCTGTGCTTCCAGTCATTCTGAGGTATCCTTATCAGAGATTCAGTCCAGCCTGGGATTCAATATCTGGG GCACGCCATGTGATTTTTCTCCTTTgtcaatttataaattacattGAAGTAACGCGGTTACCCATTTACTACCCATCACAAGAAGAGAAGGATGACCCAAAACTATATGCCTATAATGTCCGGAGATTGATGGCTCGTGAG GGTAATTTAGTGATGTCAGATATTGGATTAGCGGAGAAGCGAGTATACCATGCTGCTCTCAATG GTTTGTTTTGA
- the LOC126660813 gene encoding deSI-like protein At4g17486: protein MKFGTKKGWKSLMPLRLKGKSATRFSLFPKPRSSSYAPGSAPVYLNVYDLTPMNGYVYWAGLGIFHSGVEVHGVEYAFGAHDYPTSGVFEVEPRQCPGFKFRKSIFIGTTCLDPIQVREFMERHAASYHGDTYHLIVKNCNHFCRDMSYKLTGKPIPKWVNRLAKIGSICNCILPQSLKVSAVQHNPNGQPYDSERRKLRSAFSCLSSISTRQKQLSTSSMFLQSPLKGCLPWELKRSLNGSLKER, encoded by the exons ATGAAATTTGGGACAAAGAAAGGATGGAAATCCTTAATGCCCCTTCGTTTGAAAGGCAAATCAGCCACCCGCTTCTCTTTATTTCCAAAACCAAGGTCATCTAGCTATGCACCAGGTAGTGCACCGGTTTATCTCAACGTGTATGACCTGACACCCATGAATGGATATGTCTATTGGGCTGGCCTTGGCATCTTTCACTCCGGTGTGGAAG TTCATGGTGTAGAATATGCATTTGGAGCTCACGACTATCCAACAAGTGGTGTTTTTGAAGTGGAACCTCGGCAGTGTCCAGGCTTCAAGTTCAGGAAGTCAATATTCATAGGGACCACGTGCTTGGATCCCATTCAGGTCAGGGAGTTCATGGAGCGACATGCTGCAAGCTACCATGGTGATACGTATCACTTGATTGTCAAAAATTGCAACCATTTCTGCAGAGACATGAGTTACAAGCTTACTGGGAAACCGATTCCAAAATGGGTAAATCGGCTAGCAAAAATAG GTTCGATCTGCAACTGCATTCTTCCGCAATCGCTCAAGGTATCTGCTGTGCAGCATAATCCCAACGGCCAACCATATGATAGTGAAAGGAGAAAATTAAGAAGTGCTTTCAGCTGCCTATCGTCTATCTCAACGAGACAAAAGCAGCTTTCTACTTCTTCAATGTTTCTACAATCACCCTTGAAAGGGTGTCTACCATGGGAATTGAAAAGGTCTCTAAATGGGTCCTTAAAAGAAAGATGA
- the LOC126660763 gene encoding J domain-containing protein required for chloroplast accumulation response 1 produces METFSQRESILLGYTPQRTCTDNHPISSSSNSPDIDFNDVFGGPPRRSSAQETRYSFAESDADSYGLTSTSNHRHTWSALSEKPVFGDESANRQRYPSHDFFDDIFRGNESSSFSSRKNDLDSFSLNPGSRALSPVRPSPPRAAEPFASSSLPAQFSLPAQMNKGTDLPTFASSSRNHHKMKDATSNDFSFYVQSPLSRFSNQVQEESRIDACVESSLSTELFVGGLESSGLTKPDEMDKGSNLKKDSNTPEAKSNSKHFHFSIYKWASKGVPIALPLRGGNSSKSKERMKFERSSSASRIACEGMAKDLPIITSQDTENALFSNSISSDTRSFEIELDNKENDSLCGTGTTTGRVEQGRSVREAVIPKFEPQNQIAYQENLQDIPGNIIFQDSGDRKTVSVADTHKLKTVEETIPVVKNENPKAESKTLRSLISGTDEITIKKESKEINVNGVKKSRALLNISEKVKKQDEKISTLNSKETDKKDKSPGSARNSQDGLTKNRARGKVKEFVKIFNHESSNKPTRTVDAQNLSSRWKEKGKFMAEDIPTVKTPKEDEEVHLSNGNKNRKPDASFIREDEVLKQFDKQHSEPANKAAYFSSGLKDRTSSSTASIPDGPEAIVGDSDDYFHGNILIEELPQDEDELLQAVRDQEDFQVIDAKIRKWSNGKEGNIRSLLSTLQYVLWPESGWKVVPLVDIIEGNAVKRSYQKALLSLHPDKLQQKGATSQQKYMAERVFDILQEAWTHFNSLGSV; encoded by the exons ATGGAAACTTTTTCTCAGAGAGAAAGTATCCTTTTAGGTTATACTCCTCAAAGAACCTGTACAGATAACCAtccaatttcttcttcttcaaataGTCCTGATATTGACTTCAATGATGTTTTTGGTGGACCTCCAAGAAGGTCTTCAGCTCAGGAGACAAGGTATAGTTTTGCAGAATCTGATGCAGACTCGTATGGTTTAACAAGTACTTCAAATCATCGCCATACATGGTCTGCTCTAAGCGAAAAGCCTGTGTTTGGAGATGAAAGTGCTAACAGACAGCGATATCCAAGCCATGATTTTTTCGATGATATTTTTAGAGGCAATGAATCTTCAAGTTTTTCTTCTAGAAAAAATGATTTAGATTCATTTTCTTTGAATCCTGGTTCGAGAGCTTTAAGTCCTGTTCGTCCCTCGCCTCCGAGAGCTGCTGAGCCCTTTGCAAGTTCTTCACTTCCAGCACAATTCAG CCTTCCTGCCCAAATGAATAAAGGGACAGACTTGCCGACATTTGCATCAAGTTCCCGTAATCATCACAAAATGAAGGATGCTACTTCAAATGATTTCAGCTTTTATGTGCAGTCTCCTCTGTCCAGATTTTCAAATCAAGTTCAGGAAGAATCAAGAATTGATGCTTGTGTGGAGAGTTCTTTGTCGACAGAGCTGTTTGTTGGCGGTTTAGAGTCATCGGGACTAACTAAACCTGATGAGATGGATAAAGGCAGCAATTTGAAGAAGGATTCGAATACTCCTGAAGCTAAAAGCAATAGCAAGCACTTCCATTTCTCTATTTATAAATGGGCAAGCAAAGGGGTGCCCATAGCATTGCCTCTTAGAGGAGGAAATAGTTCAAAATCGAAAGAGAGAATGAAATTCGAGAGAAGCTCGAGTGCTTCTCGTATAGCATGCGAAGGTATGGCCAAGGATTTGCCTATAATAACTTCACAGGATACTGAAAATGCCTTATTCAGTAACAGCATTTCTTCAGACACTAGGTCCTTTGAGATTGAACTCGATAATAAAGAGAATGATTCCCTATGCGGTACAGGCACTACTACTGGTAGAGTAGAACAAGGGCGGTCTGTTAGAGAGGCAGTTATTCCTAAATTTGAACCTCAAAATCAAATCGCATATCAAGAAAATTTGCAAGATATTCCGGGTAACATCATTTTCCAGGATTCAGGAGACAGAAAAACGGTTTCCGTTGCTGACACGCACAAGTTAAAAACCGTAGAGGAGACAATTCCTGtggttaaaaatgaaaatccTAAGGCTGAGTCGAAAACACTACGTTCTCTTATATCAG GAACTGATGAGATAACTATCAAAAAGGAATCAAAAGAAATCAACGTGAATGGCGTTAAAAAATCAAGAGCCCTTTTAAATATCAGCGAGAAAGTAAAGAAACAAGATGAGAAAATATCTACACTGAATAGTAAAGAAACAGATAAAAAGGACAAATCGCCAGGTTCGGCCAGAAATTCACAAGATGGCCTCACAAAGAATCGAGCTAGAGGAAAGGTCAAAGAATTTGTTAAGATTTTCAACCATGAATCTTCAAATAAACCCACAAGGACCGTGGATGCTCAAAATCTGAGTTCTAGATGGAAGGAGAAAGGAAAATTCATGGCAGAGGATATTCCAACTGTTAAAACACCGAAAGAAGATGAGGAAGTGCACTTGTCTAATGGAAACAAGAACAGAAAACCCGATGCCTCTTTCATCAGG GAAGATGAAGTTCTTAAGCAGTTCGATAAACAACATTCTGAGCCAGCCAATAAGGCAGCCTATTTTTCTTCTGGACTCAAGGATAGAACATCATCAAGTACAG CATCTATCCCTGACGGCCCGGAAGCAATTGTTGGAGATTCAGATGATTACTTCCATGGGAATATTCTG ATTGAAGAACTGCCCCAAGATGAAGATGAACTGCTACAAGCTGTCCGTGACCAAGAAGATTTCCAA GTCATCGATGCTAAAATTCGAAAGTGGTCAAATGGAAAGGAGGGGAACATCCGTTCTCTGCTGTCAACTTTACAATAT GTTCTTTGGCCTGAAAGTGGATGGAAAGTGGTGCCACTGGTTGATATAATAGAAGGAAATGCAGTGAAAAGATCATATCAAAAAGCTTTACTCAGTCTACACCCAGATAAACTACAACAAAAAGGCGCTACCTCACAGCAAAAGTACATGGCAGAGAGAGTTTTTGATATTCTTCAG GAAGCATGGACTCATTTCAACTCACTTGGTTCAGTGTGA